The Myxococcales bacterium genome has a segment encoding these proteins:
- the hrcA gene encoding heat-inducible transcriptional repressor HrcA yields MGNRAKKVLHAVVTEYLGSGEAVGSKTITRRYNFDVSPATVRSVMGELEELGLLRHPHASAGRVPTERGLRYYVDSLLRVRGLSGAEKEGIQNHFVGASDVGDVVERARDVLREMSHLTVVVQAPRIDSDTISHLEFVKLREDQLLAVIATSAGNVQNKAVQIDFSLESGELERINNYLRELVAGRTLAEIRARVAAELEDERTRHDQVKARALGLASVAVPEHHRASLIVDGQSNILSVAESVDGARTLLRALEEKEFILKLLDRTLQAPGICVFIGAEANLADLTDVSVVTAPYGEENRPVGTIGVIGPSRINYAKVISLVDFTADVITKALPKL; encoded by the coding sequence TTGGGAAACCGTGCGAAGAAAGTGCTGCACGCGGTCGTCACCGAGTATCTTGGCTCGGGCGAGGCGGTCGGGTCCAAGACGATCACCCGCCGCTACAATTTCGACGTATCGCCAGCCACGGTCCGCAGCGTCATGGGCGAACTCGAAGAGCTGGGCCTGCTTCGCCACCCTCACGCCTCGGCGGGCCGCGTGCCAACCGAACGAGGGCTTCGGTACTACGTGGACTCGCTCTTGAGGGTCCGTGGCCTCTCGGGCGCCGAAAAAGAAGGCATCCAGAATCACTTCGTGGGCGCCTCGGACGTGGGCGACGTGGTCGAGCGCGCCCGCGACGTGCTGAGGGAGATGTCTCATCTGACGGTCGTGGTGCAGGCGCCGCGCATCGACAGCGACACCATCAGCCACCTCGAGTTCGTCAAGCTCAGGGAGGACCAGCTTCTTGCGGTCATCGCCACGAGCGCGGGGAACGTGCAGAACAAGGCCGTGCAGATTGATTTTTCGCTTGAATCGGGCGAGCTCGAGCGCATCAACAACTACCTGCGCGAGCTCGTCGCGGGCCGAACGCTGGCCGAGATCCGCGCCCGCGTGGCCGCCGAGCTGGAAGACGAGCGTACCCGCCACGACCAGGTCAAGGCGCGGGCGCTCGGTCTGGCGTCGGTGGCAGTGCCCGAGCATCACCGCGCGAGCCTCATCGTCGATGGGCAATCGAACATTCTCTCGGTGGCCGAGAGCGTCGACGGCGCGCGGACGCTGCTACGAGCCCTCGAGGAAAAAGAGTTCATCCTCAAGCTCCTGGACCGCACCTTACAGGCGCCTGGCATCTGCGTGTTCATCGGGGCCGAGGCCAACCTTGCCGATCTCACGGATGTCTCCGTGGTCACGGCTCCTTATGGCGAAGAGAACCGGCCCGTGGGCACCATCGGCGTGATCGGCCCGAGCCGCATCAACTACGCGAAAGTGATTTCGCTGGTTGACTTCACCGCAGATGTGATTACGAAGGCCCTGCCGAAACTGTAG
- the grpE gene encoding nucleotide exchange factor GrpE encodes MTDNDTMPSSEAETSPEPESAQGGEPREAAETAPASLEARLAQAERERDDNRERMLRIAAEFENWKRRARRDQDDAQFKAKEQVLKDILEVADNLERALSSMGESTDAKAVRDGVSLVLRLFQQKLERHEVRPIEAKGKPFDPRVHEAVASVPSADVPVGAVLEELVKGYNLGERLLRPASVVVALAPPAATPASGSQGDA; translated from the coding sequence ATGACCGACAACGACACGATGCCCTCTTCTGAAGCCGAAACGTCCCCCGAACCCGAGTCCGCGCAGGGGGGTGAACCTCGAGAGGCGGCCGAGACGGCCCCGGCCTCACTCGAAGCCAGGTTGGCTCAGGCTGAACGCGAGCGGGACGATAACCGTGAGCGCATGCTGCGCATTGCGGCCGAATTCGAGAACTGGAAGAGGCGCGCCCGTCGCGACCAGGACGACGCCCAGTTCAAAGCCAAAGAGCAGGTGCTCAAGGACATTCTCGAAGTGGCAGACAACCTCGAGCGCGCCTTGTCTTCCATGGGAGAGTCCACTGACGCCAAAGCGGTGCGGGACGGTGTCAGTTTGGTGCTGCGGCTTTTTCAACAAAAGTTGGAACGGCACGAGGTCAGGCCGATCGAGGCCAAGGGCAAGCCCTTCGATCCCCGTGTGCACGAGGCCGTGGCCAGCGTGCCCTCGGCCGACGTGCCCGTGGGCGCCGTACTGGAAGAGTTGGTGAAAGGCTACAACCTGGGTGAGCGGCTGCTGCGTCCCGCCTCCGTGGTGGTGGCTCTGGCGCCGCCGGCTGCCACGCCGGCGAGCGGCTCCCAAGGGGACGCCTGA
- the dnaK gene encoding molecular chaperone DnaK: MSRIIGIDLGTTNSCVAVMDGLEPLVIPNAEGARTTPSVVGFVDDPEPLVGQIAKRQAVTNPERTVYAVKRLMGRKLDDPSVERHASTCVYRVTASDNGDAWVEVNARKHSPPEISALVLSKMRRVAEDYLGEEVTDAVITVPAYFDDNQRQATKDAGRIAGLQVLRILNEPTAAALAYGRTSLEPNKKIAVYDLGGGTFDISLLHLHEGLYQVKATNGDGFLGGEDFDTRIVEHLLKLFGDEHGIDLSRDRMALQRLREAAERAKQELSSALETEINLPFIAAGHDGPKHLITTLTQGKLESLTEALIERTFPPCQAALKDAGWSLSDVDEVILVGGQTRMPRVQARVAEFFGRKPSRGVNPDEVVAVGAALQGAVLSGDKDDVILLDVTPLSLGVETAGGVFTPLIPRNTTIPHRRAQIFTTAVDNQSYVNVHVLQGERHMASDNRSLAHFQLAGIPPAPRGAPQIEVSFEIDSNGIVGVSAKNVGTGKEQKVIVRPTSGLSDEDIQRIVAEAEQNRDADRRNKDLADVRNAAETLIYGTEAALREFGAQMDAAVRGDVEAKIRACRTTVEANDLGAAREALSALEQAAQRLFEALQ; the protein is encoded by the coding sequence TTGTCGCGGATCATCGGGATCGACCTCGGCACCACGAACTCGTGTGTCGCGGTGATGGACGGGCTCGAGCCGCTCGTCATTCCCAACGCCGAGGGGGCACGCACAACCCCCTCCGTGGTGGGGTTCGTCGACGATCCAGAGCCCCTCGTTGGACAAATTGCCAAGCGGCAGGCGGTGACGAACCCCGAGCGTACCGTCTATGCCGTCAAGCGGCTCATGGGGCGCAAGCTCGACGATCCGAGCGTAGAGCGGCATGCATCGACCTGTGTATACCGGGTGACCGCATCCGACAACGGTGACGCCTGGGTGGAGGTGAACGCAAGGAAACATTCGCCCCCCGAGATCTCGGCGCTCGTACTGTCAAAGATGCGAAGGGTGGCCGAAGACTACCTGGGCGAGGAGGTCACCGACGCCGTGATCACCGTGCCCGCGTACTTCGACGACAACCAGCGGCAAGCCACGAAGGATGCGGGCCGGATCGCGGGCCTTCAGGTCCTGCGGATCCTCAACGAGCCCACGGCGGCCGCGCTTGCCTACGGTCGCACGTCGCTCGAGCCCAACAAGAAGATCGCCGTGTACGACCTGGGAGGTGGCACCTTCGACATCTCCTTGCTTCATCTGCACGAAGGGCTCTACCAGGTCAAGGCGACGAATGGTGACGGGTTCCTGGGTGGAGAGGACTTCGACACGCGCATCGTCGAGCACCTGCTCAAGCTCTTTGGCGACGAACACGGCATCGACCTCTCCCGAGACAGGATGGCGTTGCAGCGCTTGCGCGAAGCCGCCGAGCGCGCCAAACAAGAGCTATCGTCGGCCCTCGAAACAGAGATCAATTTGCCCTTCATCGCGGCCGGCCACGACGGGCCCAAACACCTGATCACCACACTCACGCAGGGAAAGCTGGAGTCGCTCACCGAAGCCCTGATCGAGCGCACGTTCCCTCCGTGTCAGGCGGCGCTCAAGGACGCAGGTTGGAGCCTGTCGGATGTCGACGAAGTGATCTTGGTGGGTGGGCAAACCCGCATGCCGCGGGTGCAGGCGCGCGTGGCAGAGTTCTTCGGCCGAAAACCGTCCCGGGGTGTGAACCCCGATGAGGTGGTCGCCGTGGGGGCCGCGCTTCAGGGCGCCGTGCTCTCGGGTGACAAAGACGACGTCATCCTGCTCGACGTCACGCCCCTTTCCCTCGGCGTCGAAACCGCAGGGGGCGTGTTCACTCCGCTCATCCCGCGCAACACCACGATTCCCCACCGCCGCGCTCAGATCTTCACCACGGCGGTCGACAACCAATCCTACGTCAACGTGCACGTCCTCCAAGGCGAACGCCACATGGCCAGCGATAACCGCAGTCTGGCCCACTTCCAGTTGGCCGGCATCCCTCCGGCACCTCGAGGGGCGCCCCAGATCGAGGTCTCTTTCGAGATCGACTCGAACGGCATCGTCGGCGTTTCGGCCAAAAACGTGGGCACGGGCAAGGAACAAAAGGTCATCGTACGGCCCACGAGCGGCCTGTCCGACGAGGACATCCAGCGCATCGTGGCCGAGGCCGAGCAGAACCGCGACGCCGATCGCCGCAACAAGGACCTTGCCGACGTCCGCAACGCCGCCGAGACCCTGATTTACGGAACGGAAGCGGCGCTCCGTGAGTTCGGCGCCCAAATGGACGCGGCCGTGCGCGGGGACGTCGAGGCCAAGATCCGCGCTTGCCGCACCACGGTCGAGGCGAACGACCTCGGCGCTGCACGCGAGGCCCTGTCCGCGCTCGAACAGGCGGCCCAGCGGCTGTTCGAGGCGCTACAATAG